The following are from one region of the Papaver somniferum cultivar HN1 unplaced genomic scaffold, ASM357369v1 unplaced-scaffold_132, whole genome shotgun sequence genome:
- the LOC113333043 gene encoding uncharacterized protein LOC113333043 isoform X3 yields the protein MEENTPALSVRIDVAQCFQTDAGPVNHPQKQSILMEEDTLISKAGTDMTQCFQDDQGKGLKDSNMMEGDAPISKEGVEVIDLCQNDQDEIPVSDPPKDGNMMEADSSVSKKGMDVTQFFQTDQHLNGAKRLLARTKRVIIGKSETKPAGKGSFVLFVCDRSGVYRYTSCTPDTRKRQRRESKKCDCPFKVRDTCLPENKWRLRVLCGRHNHEAENTSVPLFNRDEEQLGDKLIESGVRPQQVLEALKEKNKECLASTSGSAIYNTRSKLKLKEVARKSVAQEDAGSVNHPHKDSNVMEENAPASNERINVARCFQTDAGPVSHLQKESILIEEDTLISKGEGPVKDPLNGSNMMEEDVPTSKEGMEITQFYQTDQNKIPGSDPPEDGNMMEDDAPISREGMDVTQFFQTDQLFDSRDAAFEWCQEVARENNTRIIIRKSETKPEGKGSFVLFACNRSGVYRYTSCTPDARKRQRRETKKCGCPFKVRGTCLPENKWRLRVLCGRHNHEAENIPLPLFNRDVDQLVVKLTAGGARPRQVVEALKQKNKDCLVSAKDIYNRRSSLKRHVAEKMSVMEQVMKLSTQYHYMVWYRKDEETNELKDIVWAHPESTLLAKCFPSMLMIDCTYKTNRFKVPFFHVAGISSLGTPFTVAYAFIEEET from the exons ATGGAGGAAAACACACCGGCCTTGAGCGTAAGGATCGATGTGGCCCAATGCTTTCAGACTGATGCAGGACCAGTTAATCATCCACAGAAACAAAGCATTTTGATGGAGGAAGACACTTTGATCTCGAAGGCGGGGACCGATATGACCCAATGTTTTCAGGACGATCAg GGTAAAGGACTAAAAGATAGCAATATGATGGAGGGAGACGCTCCGATCTCAAAGGAGGGCGTCGAGGTAATCGACCTTTGTCAGAACGATCAG GATGAAATACCAGTTAGTGATCCACCAAAAGATGGGAATATGATGGAGGCTGACTCTTCAGTCTCTAAGAAGGGAATGGATGTGACTCAATTTTTTCAGACCGATCAg CATTTGAATGGTGCCAAGAGGTTGCTGGCAAGAACAAAACGAGTTATAATTGGAAAGTCAGAGACGAAACCAGCAGGAAAGGGTAGCTTTGTTCTGTTTGTTTGTGACCGAAGTGGTGTTTACAGGTACACTAGTTGCACACCAGATACCAGAAAACGTCAGAGAAGAGAAAGCAAGAAGTGTGATTGCCCTTTTAAAGTGAGAGATACTTGTCTTCCTGAAAATAAATGGAGACTTCGGGTTCTTTGTGGAAGGCATAATCACGAAGCTGAAAACACATCAGTTCCACTATTTAATCGAGATGAGGAGCAGCTAGGGGATAAATTGATTGAAAGTGGTGTTCGTCCCCAACAGGTACTTGAGGCATTGAAGGAGAAGAACAAAGAATGTCTTGCGAGTACCAGTGGAAGTGCCATATACAACACAAGGTCAAAATTAAAACTGAAAGAGGTGGCGAGGAAGTCAGTGGCGCAGGAG GATGCTGGATCAGTTAATCATCCACATAAAGATAGCAATGTGATGGAGGAAAACGCTCCAGCCTCAAATGAAAGGATCAATGTGGCACGGTGCTTTCAGACTGATGCAGGACCAGTTAGTCATCTACAGAAAGAAAGCATTTTGATAGAGGAAGACACTCTGATCTCGAAG GGTGAAGGACCAGTTAAGGATCCACTAAATGGTAGCAATATGATGGAGGAAGACGTTCCGACCTCGAAGGAAGGGATGGAGATAACCCAGTTTTATCAGACCGATCAG AATAAAATACCAGGTAGTGATCCACCAGAAGATGGCAATATGATGGAGGATGATGCTCCAATCTCAAGGGAGGGGATGGACGTGACTCAATTTTTTCAGACCGATCAG CTATTTGACTCACGAGATGCAGCATTTGAATGGTGCCAAGAGGTTGCTAGAGAGAACAATACAAGAATCATAATTAGAAAGTCAGAGACGAAACCAGAAGGAAAGGGTAGCTTTGTTCTGTTTGCTTGTAACCGAAGTGGTGTTTACAGGTACACTAGTTGCACACCGGATGCTAGAAAACGTCAGAGAAGAGAAACCAAGAAGTGCGGTTGCCCTTTTAAAGTGAGAGGTACTTGTCTTCCTGAGAATAAATGGAGACTTCGGGTTCTTTGTGGAAGACATAATCACGAAGCTGAAAACATACCACTTCCACTATTTAATCGGGATGTGGATCAGCTAGTGGTTAAATTGACTGCAGGCGGTGCTCGCCCTCGACAAGTAGTTGAGGCATTGAAGCAGAAGAACAAAGATTGTCTTGTGAGTGCCAAAGACATATACAACAGGAGGTCGAGTTTAAAACGGCATGTGGCAGAAAAAATGTCAGTGATGGAACAAGTGATGAAGTTGTCAACCCAATACCATTACATGGTATGGTACAGGAAGGATGAAGAGACGAATGAGCTTAAGGATATAGTATGGGCTCACCCAGAGTCCACATTGTTGGCAAAATGTTTTCCTTCTATGCTAATGAttgattgcacctacaagaccaATAGGTTTAAGGTTCCATTCTTTCATGTAGCTGGGATATCTTCTCTAGGAACACCCTTCACAGTGGCATATGCCTTCATAGAGGAGGAGACCTAA
- the LOC113333043 gene encoding uncharacterized protein LOC113333043 isoform X1, which produces MEENTPALSVRIDVAQCFQTDAGPVNHPQKQSILMEEDTLISKAGTDMTQCFQDDQGKGLKDSNMMEGDAPISKEGVEVIDLCQNDQDEIPVSDPPKDGNMMEADSSVSKKGMDVTQFFQTDQHLNGAKRLLARTKRVIIGKSETKPAGKGSFVLFVCDRSGVYRYTSCTPDTRKRQRRESKKCDCPFKVRDTCLPENKWRLRVLCGRHNHEAENTSVPLFNRDEEQLGDKLIESGVRPQQVLEALKEKNKECLASTSGSAIYNTRSKLKLKEVARKSVAQEDAGSVNHPHKDSNVMEENAPASNERINVARCFQTDAGPVSHLQKESILIEEDTLISKVGIDVTQCFQTYQGEGPVKDPLNGSNMMEEDVPTSKEGMEITQFYQTDQNKIPGSDPPEDGNMMEDDAPISREGMDVTQFFQTDQLFDSRDAAFEWCQEVARENNTRIIIRKSETKPEGKGSFVLFACNRSGVYRYTSCTPDARKRQRRETKKCGCPFKVRGTCLPENKWRLRVLCGRHNHEAENIPLPLFNRDVDQLVVKLTAGGARPRQVVEALKQKNKDCLVSAKDIYNRRSSLKRHVAEKMSVMEQVMKLSTQYHYMVWYRKDEETNELKDIVWAHPESTLLAKCFPSMLMIDCTYKTNRFKVPFFHVAGISSLGTPFTVAYAFIEEET; this is translated from the exons ATGGAGGAAAACACACCGGCCTTGAGCGTAAGGATCGATGTGGCCCAATGCTTTCAGACTGATGCAGGACCAGTTAATCATCCACAGAAACAAAGCATTTTGATGGAGGAAGACACTTTGATCTCGAAGGCGGGGACCGATATGACCCAATGTTTTCAGGACGATCAg GGTAAAGGACTAAAAGATAGCAATATGATGGAGGGAGACGCTCCGATCTCAAAGGAGGGCGTCGAGGTAATCGACCTTTGTCAGAACGATCAG GATGAAATACCAGTTAGTGATCCACCAAAAGATGGGAATATGATGGAGGCTGACTCTTCAGTCTCTAAGAAGGGAATGGATGTGACTCAATTTTTTCAGACCGATCAg CATTTGAATGGTGCCAAGAGGTTGCTGGCAAGAACAAAACGAGTTATAATTGGAAAGTCAGAGACGAAACCAGCAGGAAAGGGTAGCTTTGTTCTGTTTGTTTGTGACCGAAGTGGTGTTTACAGGTACACTAGTTGCACACCAGATACCAGAAAACGTCAGAGAAGAGAAAGCAAGAAGTGTGATTGCCCTTTTAAAGTGAGAGATACTTGTCTTCCTGAAAATAAATGGAGACTTCGGGTTCTTTGTGGAAGGCATAATCACGAAGCTGAAAACACATCAGTTCCACTATTTAATCGAGATGAGGAGCAGCTAGGGGATAAATTGATTGAAAGTGGTGTTCGTCCCCAACAGGTACTTGAGGCATTGAAGGAGAAGAACAAAGAATGTCTTGCGAGTACCAGTGGAAGTGCCATATACAACACAAGGTCAAAATTAAAACTGAAAGAGGTGGCGAGGAAGTCAGTGGCGCAGGAG GATGCTGGATCAGTTAATCATCCACATAAAGATAGCAATGTGATGGAGGAAAACGCTCCAGCCTCAAATGAAAGGATCAATGTGGCACGGTGCTTTCAGACTGATGCAGGACCAGTTAGTCATCTACAGAAAGAAAGCATTTTGATAGAGGAAGACACTCTGATCTCGAAGGTAGGGATCGATGTGACCCAATGTTTCCAGACCTATCAG GGTGAAGGACCAGTTAAGGATCCACTAAATGGTAGCAATATGATGGAGGAAGACGTTCCGACCTCGAAGGAAGGGATGGAGATAACCCAGTTTTATCAGACCGATCAG AATAAAATACCAGGTAGTGATCCACCAGAAGATGGCAATATGATGGAGGATGATGCTCCAATCTCAAGGGAGGGGATGGACGTGACTCAATTTTTTCAGACCGATCAG CTATTTGACTCACGAGATGCAGCATTTGAATGGTGCCAAGAGGTTGCTAGAGAGAACAATACAAGAATCATAATTAGAAAGTCAGAGACGAAACCAGAAGGAAAGGGTAGCTTTGTTCTGTTTGCTTGTAACCGAAGTGGTGTTTACAGGTACACTAGTTGCACACCGGATGCTAGAAAACGTCAGAGAAGAGAAACCAAGAAGTGCGGTTGCCCTTTTAAAGTGAGAGGTACTTGTCTTCCTGAGAATAAATGGAGACTTCGGGTTCTTTGTGGAAGACATAATCACGAAGCTGAAAACATACCACTTCCACTATTTAATCGGGATGTGGATCAGCTAGTGGTTAAATTGACTGCAGGCGGTGCTCGCCCTCGACAAGTAGTTGAGGCATTGAAGCAGAAGAACAAAGATTGTCTTGTGAGTGCCAAAGACATATACAACAGGAGGTCGAGTTTAAAACGGCATGTGGCAGAAAAAATGTCAGTGATGGAACAAGTGATGAAGTTGTCAACCCAATACCATTACATGGTATGGTACAGGAAGGATGAAGAGACGAATGAGCTTAAGGATATAGTATGGGCTCACCCAGAGTCCACATTGTTGGCAAAATGTTTTCCTTCTATGCTAATGAttgattgcacctacaagaccaATAGGTTTAAGGTTCCATTCTTTCATGTAGCTGGGATATCTTCTCTAGGAACACCCTTCACAGTGGCATATGCCTTCATAGAGGAGGAGACCTAA
- the LOC113333043 gene encoding uncharacterized protein LOC113333043 isoform X4, with translation MMEGDAPISKEGVEVIDLCQNDQDEIPVSDPPKDGNMMEADSSVSKKGMDVTQFFQTDQHLNGAKRLLARTKRVIIGKSETKPAGKGSFVLFVCDRSGVYRYTSCTPDTRKRQRRESKKCDCPFKVRDTCLPENKWRLRVLCGRHNHEAENTSVPLFNRDEEQLGDKLIESGVRPQQVLEALKEKNKECLASTSGSAIYNTRSKLKLKEVARKSVAQEDAGSVNHPHKDSNVMEENAPASNERINVARCFQTDAGPVSHLQKESILIEEDTLISKVGIDVTQCFQTYQGEGPVKDPLNGSNMMEEDVPTSKEGMEITQFYQTDQNKIPGSDPPEDGNMMEDDAPISREGMDVTQFFQTDQLFDSRDAAFEWCQEVARENNTRIIIRKSETKPEGKGSFVLFACNRSGVYRYTSCTPDARKRQRRETKKCGCPFKVRGTCLPENKWRLRVLCGRHNHEAENIPLPLFNRDVDQLVVKLTAGGARPRQVVEALKQKNKDCLVSAKDIYNRRSSLKRHVAEKMSVMEQVMKLSTQYHYMVWYRKDEETNELKDIVWAHPESTLLAKCFPSMLMIDCTYKTNRFKVPFFHVAGISSLGTPFTVAYAFIEEET, from the exons ATGATGGAGGGAGACGCTCCGATCTCAAAGGAGGGCGTCGAGGTAATCGACCTTTGTCAGAACGATCAG GATGAAATACCAGTTAGTGATCCACCAAAAGATGGGAATATGATGGAGGCTGACTCTTCAGTCTCTAAGAAGGGAATGGATGTGACTCAATTTTTTCAGACCGATCAg CATTTGAATGGTGCCAAGAGGTTGCTGGCAAGAACAAAACGAGTTATAATTGGAAAGTCAGAGACGAAACCAGCAGGAAAGGGTAGCTTTGTTCTGTTTGTTTGTGACCGAAGTGGTGTTTACAGGTACACTAGTTGCACACCAGATACCAGAAAACGTCAGAGAAGAGAAAGCAAGAAGTGTGATTGCCCTTTTAAAGTGAGAGATACTTGTCTTCCTGAAAATAAATGGAGACTTCGGGTTCTTTGTGGAAGGCATAATCACGAAGCTGAAAACACATCAGTTCCACTATTTAATCGAGATGAGGAGCAGCTAGGGGATAAATTGATTGAAAGTGGTGTTCGTCCCCAACAGGTACTTGAGGCATTGAAGGAGAAGAACAAAGAATGTCTTGCGAGTACCAGTGGAAGTGCCATATACAACACAAGGTCAAAATTAAAACTGAAAGAGGTGGCGAGGAAGTCAGTGGCGCAGGAG GATGCTGGATCAGTTAATCATCCACATAAAGATAGCAATGTGATGGAGGAAAACGCTCCAGCCTCAAATGAAAGGATCAATGTGGCACGGTGCTTTCAGACTGATGCAGGACCAGTTAGTCATCTACAGAAAGAAAGCATTTTGATAGAGGAAGACACTCTGATCTCGAAGGTAGGGATCGATGTGACCCAATGTTTCCAGACCTATCAG GGTGAAGGACCAGTTAAGGATCCACTAAATGGTAGCAATATGATGGAGGAAGACGTTCCGACCTCGAAGGAAGGGATGGAGATAACCCAGTTTTATCAGACCGATCAG AATAAAATACCAGGTAGTGATCCACCAGAAGATGGCAATATGATGGAGGATGATGCTCCAATCTCAAGGGAGGGGATGGACGTGACTCAATTTTTTCAGACCGATCAG CTATTTGACTCACGAGATGCAGCATTTGAATGGTGCCAAGAGGTTGCTAGAGAGAACAATACAAGAATCATAATTAGAAAGTCAGAGACGAAACCAGAAGGAAAGGGTAGCTTTGTTCTGTTTGCTTGTAACCGAAGTGGTGTTTACAGGTACACTAGTTGCACACCGGATGCTAGAAAACGTCAGAGAAGAGAAACCAAGAAGTGCGGTTGCCCTTTTAAAGTGAGAGGTACTTGTCTTCCTGAGAATAAATGGAGACTTCGGGTTCTTTGTGGAAGACATAATCACGAAGCTGAAAACATACCACTTCCACTATTTAATCGGGATGTGGATCAGCTAGTGGTTAAATTGACTGCAGGCGGTGCTCGCCCTCGACAAGTAGTTGAGGCATTGAAGCAGAAGAACAAAGATTGTCTTGTGAGTGCCAAAGACATATACAACAGGAGGTCGAGTTTAAAACGGCATGTGGCAGAAAAAATGTCAGTGATGGAACAAGTGATGAAGTTGTCAACCCAATACCATTACATGGTATGGTACAGGAAGGATGAAGAGACGAATGAGCTTAAGGATATAGTATGGGCTCACCCAGAGTCCACATTGTTGGCAAAATGTTTTCCTTCTATGCTAATGAttgattgcacctacaagaccaATAGGTTTAAGGTTCCATTCTTTCATGTAGCTGGGATATCTTCTCTAGGAACACCCTTCACAGTGGCATATGCCTTCATAGAGGAGGAGACCTAA
- the LOC113333043 gene encoding uncharacterized protein LOC113333043 isoform X2 has translation MEENTPALSVRIDVAQCFQTDAGPVNHPQKQSILMEEDTLISKAGTDMTQCFQDDQGKGLKDSNMMEGDAPISKEGVEVIDLCQNDQDEIPVSDPPKDGNMMEADSSVSKKGMDVTQFFQTDQRLLARTKRVIIGKSETKPAGKGSFVLFVCDRSGVYRYTSCTPDTRKRQRRESKKCDCPFKVRDTCLPENKWRLRVLCGRHNHEAENTSVPLFNRDEEQLGDKLIESGVRPQQVLEALKEKNKECLASTSGSAIYNTRSKLKLKEVARKSVAQEDAGSVNHPHKDSNVMEENAPASNERINVARCFQTDAGPVSHLQKESILIEEDTLISKVGIDVTQCFQTYQGEGPVKDPLNGSNMMEEDVPTSKEGMEITQFYQTDQNKIPGSDPPEDGNMMEDDAPISREGMDVTQFFQTDQLFDSRDAAFEWCQEVARENNTRIIIRKSETKPEGKGSFVLFACNRSGVYRYTSCTPDARKRQRRETKKCGCPFKVRGTCLPENKWRLRVLCGRHNHEAENIPLPLFNRDVDQLVVKLTAGGARPRQVVEALKQKNKDCLVSAKDIYNRRSSLKRHVAEKMSVMEQVMKLSTQYHYMVWYRKDEETNELKDIVWAHPESTLLAKCFPSMLMIDCTYKTNRFKVPFFHVAGISSLGTPFTVAYAFIEEET, from the exons ATGGAGGAAAACACACCGGCCTTGAGCGTAAGGATCGATGTGGCCCAATGCTTTCAGACTGATGCAGGACCAGTTAATCATCCACAGAAACAAAGCATTTTGATGGAGGAAGACACTTTGATCTCGAAGGCGGGGACCGATATGACCCAATGTTTTCAGGACGATCAg GGTAAAGGACTAAAAGATAGCAATATGATGGAGGGAGACGCTCCGATCTCAAAGGAGGGCGTCGAGGTAATCGACCTTTGTCAGAACGATCAG GATGAAATACCAGTTAGTGATCCACCAAAAGATGGGAATATGATGGAGGCTGACTCTTCAGTCTCTAAGAAGGGAATGGATGTGACTCAATTTTTTCAGACCGATCAg AGGTTGCTGGCAAGAACAAAACGAGTTATAATTGGAAAGTCAGAGACGAAACCAGCAGGAAAGGGTAGCTTTGTTCTGTTTGTTTGTGACCGAAGTGGTGTTTACAGGTACACTAGTTGCACACCAGATACCAGAAAACGTCAGAGAAGAGAAAGCAAGAAGTGTGATTGCCCTTTTAAAGTGAGAGATACTTGTCTTCCTGAAAATAAATGGAGACTTCGGGTTCTTTGTGGAAGGCATAATCACGAAGCTGAAAACACATCAGTTCCACTATTTAATCGAGATGAGGAGCAGCTAGGGGATAAATTGATTGAAAGTGGTGTTCGTCCCCAACAGGTACTTGAGGCATTGAAGGAGAAGAACAAAGAATGTCTTGCGAGTACCAGTGGAAGTGCCATATACAACACAAGGTCAAAATTAAAACTGAAAGAGGTGGCGAGGAAGTCAGTGGCGCAGGAG GATGCTGGATCAGTTAATCATCCACATAAAGATAGCAATGTGATGGAGGAAAACGCTCCAGCCTCAAATGAAAGGATCAATGTGGCACGGTGCTTTCAGACTGATGCAGGACCAGTTAGTCATCTACAGAAAGAAAGCATTTTGATAGAGGAAGACACTCTGATCTCGAAGGTAGGGATCGATGTGACCCAATGTTTCCAGACCTATCAG GGTGAAGGACCAGTTAAGGATCCACTAAATGGTAGCAATATGATGGAGGAAGACGTTCCGACCTCGAAGGAAGGGATGGAGATAACCCAGTTTTATCAGACCGATCAG AATAAAATACCAGGTAGTGATCCACCAGAAGATGGCAATATGATGGAGGATGATGCTCCAATCTCAAGGGAGGGGATGGACGTGACTCAATTTTTTCAGACCGATCAG CTATTTGACTCACGAGATGCAGCATTTGAATGGTGCCAAGAGGTTGCTAGAGAGAACAATACAAGAATCATAATTAGAAAGTCAGAGACGAAACCAGAAGGAAAGGGTAGCTTTGTTCTGTTTGCTTGTAACCGAAGTGGTGTTTACAGGTACACTAGTTGCACACCGGATGCTAGAAAACGTCAGAGAAGAGAAACCAAGAAGTGCGGTTGCCCTTTTAAAGTGAGAGGTACTTGTCTTCCTGAGAATAAATGGAGACTTCGGGTTCTTTGTGGAAGACATAATCACGAAGCTGAAAACATACCACTTCCACTATTTAATCGGGATGTGGATCAGCTAGTGGTTAAATTGACTGCAGGCGGTGCTCGCCCTCGACAAGTAGTTGAGGCATTGAAGCAGAAGAACAAAGATTGTCTTGTGAGTGCCAAAGACATATACAACAGGAGGTCGAGTTTAAAACGGCATGTGGCAGAAAAAATGTCAGTGATGGAACAAGTGATGAAGTTGTCAACCCAATACCATTACATGGTATGGTACAGGAAGGATGAAGAGACGAATGAGCTTAAGGATATAGTATGGGCTCACCCAGAGTCCACATTGTTGGCAAAATGTTTTCCTTCTATGCTAATGAttgattgcacctacaagaccaATAGGTTTAAGGTTCCATTCTTTCATGTAGCTGGGATATCTTCTCTAGGAACACCCTTCACAGTGGCATATGCCTTCATAGAGGAGGAGACCTAA